From the genome of Hymenobacter gelipurpurascens:
CAGAAAAAAAGGGGCTCTCCAGATTGGAGAGCCCCTTTTTTATTAGCGCCTGTAGCGTACCCGCTTTTTCTCCTGATGGTTTTCTTCGGCTTCCTCTATGGAATGCGTGCGGCCCAGATCATGGTCCCGCTTAGCCATATCCGACAGCCGGCAGAAGTACTGGTGCAATAGCTCAATTTCCTCTTCTGTGAAATCCTGAGCATTTATCAGGCGGTTGCTGGCTCCTCTGTGGGCCGCCAACAGCTCATTTAGCTTCAGGTGAAGCACCAGGGAGTCTTTGTTCTGCGCCCGCTGAATAAGAAATACCATCAGGAAAGTGATGATGGTAGTTCCTGTATTGATGAACAGCTGCCACGTTTCAGAATAATGGAACAACGGCCCAGTAGCAGCCCACACCAACACGATTCCCATAGCAATGGAAAAAGCCGGCGTAGAGCCCGACCAAGCCGTAACGCGTCCAGCAAAGCGGCCGAAAAAATTAGACTTCTTAACAGCGGGGGAAGGCATACCAGTAAAGGGTAAATAGATGAAACGCTCAGCTAAAAGCCCCCGCAGAGATGATTGCCAACGAGGAAACGTAAATTTATTTGCTCTTGTATGAAGCGCATGTGAACCAGCTTGCTGCTGATACTGAGTGCTCAACGCGAATCGTGGCAGCGGCCAGTAAGCTAAAGCTAGAAAAAATACGCGTTTGGGCTTGCACCGAACCTAGGAGGCACCTACTTTTGTCCACGATTCGTCTCCTCAGCGAATCCGAAAGCCTCGGTTTTCGTCCTTTTTCTAGAGTGCTTGCCTTTATCTGCGCACGTGGTGAAACTGGTAGACACGCCATCTTGAGGGGGTGGTGCCTTCGGGTGTGGGAGTTCGAATCTCCCCGCGCGCACTCAGACAAAAAGCCCGCTTCGGTTATCCGGAGCGGGCTTTTTGTTTGCCATAGCTGTTTGAGCGTGGCCTAGGCCTATCCGCCGTTGCGCTCAAACGGGTTGGCGGGCACCACCAGCAATACGTTTTCGCGCTCCACTACTACTTGTCCGGCAATAGCGCCTTTGGGTTTGCGCACAAACTTTTTGGGCGTGTAAGTAACCGGACAGAGGGAATCGTTTTTGCGGCGCGAGTACCAGGCGGCCAACTGTGCCGCCCGTTCCAGCACGGGTTCTGGCACGGAATGCCCGGCCCGGTGCCGGATAACCACATGTGAGCCCGTAACGTCCTTGGCATGCAGCCATAGGTCGTCTTTGTGAGCGTAGCGCTGCGTCAGGAGGTCGTTGTTTTGCGCGTTGCGCCCCACCAGAATCGTGAAGCCACTATCCTCAAACACCTTAAAGGGCAGCTCCTGCACGGCTTTAGCCACGGCGGCAGGGTCTAGGCCATGTTGCTTGCGCCACTGCCGGAGCGTGCGAAGCTCGCCGGCGGGCAGGGCCTCCAGCTCCTCCAGCCGCTCCAGGCACCATAGGGCTTCAGTTTCGCGGCGCTCGGCGCGGGCACTAAGCTCCCGGGTTTCCAGCTGCTGGTTTTTGGCTTTGCGGTACAGGTTCTGGGCCGTGCGCTGGGGAGTTTCGGCCGGCTTCAGTTTGATGATGCGCGGCTGATTATCCTGATAGAAATCTACTACTTCTACCTGGGCCGCACCGGCTGGTATCTGGCTGAGGTGGGCCATAATCAGGTCGGCGGTTTGGCGGTAGCCCACGGTGTTTTCCAGGGAGTGCAGGCGCCTACAGGCATGCTGGGCGATGGTAGCGGCTTCGTCGGCGCGCTTCTCCAGCGCCTGCCGCACCTGCCGCAGCTCGGCTTCGTAGGCTCGCCGGTTGAGCAGCATCGGTACAAAGCGGCGCAGTGCCCCAATGGGGTCAGAAGCGGGTAGCATGAGCTCTACCTCGCCTGCGGTGAGCAAGCTGAGGCGCGTGCGCCCATCCAGCCGGATGATATAGAAGGCCGATGGCTGCTCTAGCTCAGCTACCACTTTCTGTACCAGTTGCCACTTTGCGTCCAGCGGTGCCGTGTCGTAGTCTTGCGTACGCAGGTAGGCCAGGCCCAGGTCGCCGAGGCTGGGGTAGGCTTTGAGCGGATTAGCAGGTAGCTCCGCTGGCTCTGTGGCAGGGAGAGGAGGCTGCAGGTCCGCATCGGCCGTGTAGCGCTGATGGAACAGCTCCGCCGGGGCATCCGCACTGGCTCTGAAAACGGCATTGGGCCGCGTACTGTACAACTTATAGAGCAGCGTAGCACCGCTCCGGAAAGTAAACTGCAACACCCGGTCGTGAGGCCAGGCGGCTACGGATTCCACTACCTGGCCTAGCAGCTCCGGCAGCAGATCGACGGAGTTCTGGCGGGCCCGATGGAACGATTCCGGTAAGGCCAGCATGGGGCCAGCCGCGGCCAAGTGGGCTTTCAGCCAGAATTCCTGCGCACCATCCGTTAGGCCAATCACCAACTCATCCTTCTCCTGCGAAAAGCATGTAACCACGCGGTAACCCGCTAGCTGGCGGGTGAGGGCTGGGGCGAGCTGACGCAGAAAGTAGTAATTGGTATGCATGTAGAAAATGATGGTGAATAGTGCCGATAAGCTTCCGTACGTAACAAGTAAATGGCCCTATCGGAGTCTCGTATTGCCTTGGCTAAATTTACCAGCCGGTGTGCAACCTGTTGCGCCGGTATGATGCTCTTCCGAGCAAATGGCGCTTTGAACCCGAGTATCCGAGCCCCACTACTGGCGTATCCCATGAAA
Proteins encoded in this window:
- a CDS encoding low affinity iron permease family protein — protein: MPSPAVKKSNFFGRFAGRVTAWSGSTPAFSIAMGIVLVWAATGPLFHYSETWQLFINTGTTIITFLMVFLIQRAQNKDSLVLHLKLNELLAAHRGASNRLINAQDFTEEEIELLHQYFCRLSDMAKRDHDLGRTHSIEEAEENHQEKKRVRYRR
- a CDS encoding NFACT RNA binding domain-containing protein; the encoded protein is MHTNYYFLRQLAPALTRQLAGYRVVTCFSQEKDELVIGLTDGAQEFWLKAHLAAAGPMLALPESFHRARQNSVDLLPELLGQVVESVAAWPHDRVLQFTFRSGATLLYKLYSTRPNAVFRASADAPAELFHQRYTADADLQPPLPATEPAELPANPLKAYPSLGDLGLAYLRTQDYDTAPLDAKWQLVQKVVAELEQPSAFYIIRLDGRTRLSLLTAGEVELMLPASDPIGALRRFVPMLLNRRAYEAELRQVRQALEKRADEAATIAQHACRRLHSLENTVGYRQTADLIMAHLSQIPAGAAQVEVVDFYQDNQPRIIKLKPAETPQRTAQNLYRKAKNQQLETRELSARAERRETEALWCLERLEELEALPAGELRTLRQWRKQHGLDPAAVAKAVQELPFKVFEDSGFTILVGRNAQNNDLLTQRYAHKDDLWLHAKDVTGSHVVIRHRAGHSVPEPVLERAAQLAAWYSRRKNDSLCPVTYTPKKFVRKPKGAIAGQVVVERENVLLVVPANPFERNGG